The Rhododendron vialii isolate Sample 1 chromosome 6a, ASM3025357v1 genome includes a window with the following:
- the LOC131328272 gene encoding protein NRT1/ PTR FAMILY 8.2-like — translation MYLIRLNSQPLLVNEVAERLAAFSNGINMMPYLFTQMHLSLANAAAATSALAGFGVFTTIFGAFLADAYLGRFRTIMAFSFIYGVGMVMLTTSATIDALRPPPCTPQANTSHACTPSTHAQKGFLFVSMALISLGTGGIKPNIAIFGADQFDEDDEKEALQKYSFFSWFFFIINTGALLAITVLVGIREYKGWSWGFAAPTACMLSSILILVAGYRRYRFKKPLGSAFTRFFQVVVAAVRNHRRGVQEVGEGDRLYEVKGKESAILGARKIGHTAQYRFLDKAAVITNSTEAASASNRWRLCTVTQVEELKSFIRVLPIWATTIALSLSFAPFQTFFVSQAAIMDRKIGPTYVLPAGTVPVFGAVNAVLLVPLYEKLVVPVLRRYTGHRRGITSLQRMGVGLFISIFAMVSAALTEKRRRDDANPSAMSVFWLFPQFFLLGSAEVFTYVGQLEFFYDQASDGTRSLSNALFITGIGLSAWINTALLKIIQAATGGEEMGWVRNDLNKSRLDNFYWVLATIDVVNFFAYLLVAMRFKGKDVDNTAAGADGWTTAEVVRDQEAESESDQVAECGSDSEEHVLLKVRNLENHLWETTFFATIWSLWLAKNDYVFNNASIGVGQVGEVIKTRVVMWIKVKFDIKVYSVEDFKDVLDGVRKIFDIPQVKFFLLIKLSNISSRPKKLSNVMNLRSSQPASKSMCPSPSPSLTTSFLYFLLASSWLFLGYILKDR, via the exons ATGTACCTTATAAGGTTGAATTCTCAGCCATTATTAG TGAATGAGGTGGCAGAGAGATTGGCAGCATTTTCAAATGGGATAAACATGATGCCTTACCTATTCACGCAAATGCACCTCTCACTTGCAAATGCAGCGGCCGCAACCTCCGCATTGGCCGGATTTGGGGTTTTCACGACTATCTTTGGAGCTTTCCTAGCCGATGCCTATTTGGGACGTTTCAGAACCATTATGGCCTTCTCCTTCATTTATGGAGTG GGAATGGTAATGCTAACAACCTCAGCCACCATAGACGCCTTACGCCCACCACCATGCACCCCACAAGCCAACACCTCCCACGCCTGCACCCCATCAACCCACGCCCAAAAAGGCTTCCTCTTCGTCTCAATGGCCCTCATCTCCCTCGGCACCGGCGGCATCAAGCCCAACATCGCCATCTTCGGGGCGGACCAATTCGATGAGGACGACGAGAAAGAAGCCCTCCAGAAATACTCATTCTTCAGCTGGTTCTTCTTCATAATCAACACGGGGGCATTACTGGCGATAACCGTGCTGGTTGGCATACGCGAGTACAAGGGGTGGTCGTGGGGATTCGCTGCCCCCACGGCGTGTATGTTGAGTTCGATATTGATTCTGGTCGCAGGCTACCGGCGTTACCGGTTTAAGAAGCCGTTGGGGAGTGCTTTCACTAGGTTTTTTCAGGTGGTTGTGGCGGCCGTGAGGAACCATAGGAGGGGGGTTCAAGAGGTGGGGGAAGGTGATCGGCTTTATGAGGTGAAGGGTAAAGAGTCTGCTATTTTGGGTGCTAGAAAGATTGGGCATACTGCACAATACAG ATTCTTGGACAAAGCAGCCGTAATAACAAACAGTACAGAAGCAGCAAGCGCAAGCAACCGTTGGAGGCTGTGCACAGTAACCCAAGTCGAAGAGCTCAAATCCTTCATCCGAGTCCTACCCATTTGGGCGACCACCatcgccctctctctctccttcgccCCTTTCCAGACCTTCTTCGTCAGCCAAGCCGCCATCATGGACCGGAAAATCGGCCCCACCTACGTCCTCCCCGCCGGCACCGTTCCAGTCTTCGGCGCCGTCAACGCTGTCCTCCTCGTCCCGCTCTACGAGAAACTCGTCGTCCCTGTGCTCCGTCGGTACACCGGTCACCGACGCGGCATCACATCGTTGCAACGGATGGGGGTTGGTTTGTTTATCTCGATTTTCGCGATGGTGTCGGCTGCATTGActgagaagaggaggagggatGATGCGAATCCTTCTGCCATGAGTGTCTTCTGGTTGTTCCCTCAGTTCTTCTTGTTAG GTAGCGCTGAAGTTTTTACGTACGTGGGCCAACTTGAGTTCTTCTATGATCAAGCAAGTGACGGAACACGAAGCCTTTCCAACGCGTTGTTTATCACCGGGATAGGGCTTTCGGCTTGGATAAACACCGCTCTTCTAAAGATTATACAGGCGGCGACTGGCGGGGAAGAGATGGGGTGGGTGAGGAATGATCTGAATAAAAGCCGACTCGATAACTTTTACTGGGTACTGGCGACAATTGATGTCGTGAATTTCTTCGCTTACTTGCTGGTGGCTATGCGATTTAAGGGCAAAGATGTTGATAATACTGCTGCTGGGGCTGACGGTTGGACCACAGCCGAAGTTGTTCGTGATCAAGAGGCAGAAAGTGAAAGTGATCAAGTGGCAGAATGTGGAAGTGATAGTGAGGAACATGTTCTTTTGAA AGTTAGAAATTTGGAGAATCATTTGTGGGAAACGACATTCTTTGCTACGATTTGGTCATTGTGGTTGGCGAAAAATGACTACGTGTTCAATAATGCTTCAATAGGAGTAGGGCAAGTGGGTGAGGTGATCAAAACCAGAGTCGTGATGTGGATTAAGGTGAAGTTCGATATCAAGGTATACTCAGTGGAGGATTTTAAAGATGTTCTTGATGGAGTTAGAAAG ATCTTTGACATTCCTCAGGTGAAAttctttttattgataaaactcTCAAATATCTCCTCCCGTCCAAAGAAACTCTCAAATGTCATGAACTTGAGAAGTAGCCAACCAGCCAGCAAAAGTATGTGTCCGTCGCCCTCTCCATCGTTGACGACTTCATTCCTCTACTTTTTGCTAGCTTCCTCATGGCTATTTCTTGGGTATATTCTTAAAGATCGGTGA